In one Brienomyrus brachyistius isolate T26 chromosome 7, BBRACH_0.4, whole genome shotgun sequence genomic region, the following are encoded:
- the ak3 gene encoding GTP:AMP phosphotransferase AK3, mitochondrial, with the protein MGLRVLFRAIIMGPPGSGKGTISDRISKSFGLTHLSSGDVLRANIKAKTEIGLLMKSCIDQGQLVPDDVISRLILGELRQMGSGGWLLDGFPRTVLQADALDGAYNVDTVINLDVPFQTIQERLTSRWLHLPSGRVYNTSFNPPKVPGLDDVTGEPLTQRSDDTPDTVARRLKAYETQTQPVLEYYRSKGMLETFSGTETNKIWPHVHAFLSRKLSPGSHKAAGNV; encoded by the exons ATGGGTCTGCGCGTGCTGTTCCGGGCGATTATCATGGGACCACCGGGCTCAGGAAAAGGGACCATATCGGATCGCATAAGTAAAAGCTTCGGACTGACACACCTTTCAAGCGGAGACGTCCTCAGAGCCAATATAAAAGCAAAGACCG AGATCGGCCTGCTGATGAAATCCTGCATAGACCAGGGTCAGCTGGTCCCGGATGATGTCATCTCCCGCCTCATCCTAGGAGAGCTGCGGCAGATGGGGAGCGGCGGCTGGCTGCTTGATG GCTTCCCCCGGACCGTCCTGCAGGCAGACGCCCTAGACGGCGCCTACAACGTCGACACCGTCATCAACCTAGACGTCCCTTTCCAGACCATCCAGGAGCGCCTGACCTCTCGCTGGCTTCACCTGCCCAGTGGCAGAGTTTACAACACCAGCTTCAACCCCCCCAAAGTCCCT GGTCTTGATGATGTCACTGGGGAACCCCTGACACAAAGGTCTGATGACACGCCAGACACCGTTGCCAGGAGACTGAAGGCCTATGAGACCCAGACACAGCCGGTGCTCGAGTACTACAG GAGCAAAGGGATGCTGGAAACCTTTTCAGGAACTGAAACCAACAAGATCTGGCCTCACGTTCATGCTTTCCTGTCTCGGAAACTGAGTCCCGGATCCCATAAGGCTGCTGGGAATGTGTAG
- the rcl1 gene encoding RNA 3'-terminal phosphate cyclase-like protein isoform X1 encodes MPSPFLNSLWHSNHVHAGSPESNNNMASLGLTYEGCNFFRQRLILSTLTGKWVKIKNIRSSDDNPGLQDFEASFIRLLDKITNGTRIEINQTGTVLFYQPGLLYGGAVEHDCNPQRSVGYYLEALLMLAPFMKSPLRATLKGVTNDQRDPSVDTLKATSIPLMKHFGLDGEGLELKIVKRGMPPGGGGEVFFSCPVRRTVRPVQLTDPGKIKRIRGTAYSVRVSPQMANRIVDSARNILNKFIPDIYIHTDHMKGANAGKSPGFGLTLVAETTNGTFLSAELVSNPQGQGSPMLPEDLGRNCARLLLEEIYRGGCVDSTNQTLALLYMTLGQQDVSKAVLGPLSPYTIEFLRHVRDFFQIMFKIETQMPEEDSRKGGSKVLVACVGAGFANISKTLK; translated from the exons ATGCCGTCACCGTTTTTGAATTCACTATG GCATTCAAACCACGTGCATGCAGGCAGCCCCGAGAGCAACAACAACATGGCGAGCCTGGGGCTCACATATGAAGGGTGTAATTTCTTTAGGCAAAGGCTCATTTTATCCACACTGACTGGAAAATGGGTCAAAATCAAAAACATTCGTTCAAGTGATGATAATCCCGGACTTCAAG ATTTTGAGGCCAGCTTCATTAGACTTTTGGACAAAATAACAAATGGCACCCGAATTGAAATTAATCAAACAG GTACTGTTCTTTTCTACCAGCCGGGCCTGCTCTACGGGGGCGCTGTGGAGCACGACTGCAACCCGCAGCGCTCAGTGGGTTACTACCTGGAGGCCCTTTTGATGCTGGCCCCCTTCATGAAGAGTCCACTGCGAGCCACTCTCAAGGGCGTCACCAATGACCAGCGAGACCCCTCC GTGGATACATTGAAGGCCACCTCCATTCCCCTGATGAAGCACTTTGGACTTGATGGCGAGGGTCTTGAGTTGAAG ATTGTAAAACGGGGgatgccccctggtggtggagGCGAGGTGTTTTTCTCCTGTCCAGTCCGGCGGACGGTTCGACCCGTCCAGCTGACCGACCCTGGGAAAATCAAGCGCATCCGCGGGACGGC ATATTCAGTAAGAGTTTCCCCACAAATGGCAAACAGAATAGTGGACTCTGCCCGGAACATTCTCAACAAATTTATTCCGGATatttacatacacacagaccacATGAAGGGCGCGAATGCTGGGAA GTCGCCAGGTTTTGGCCTTACGCTTGTGGCCGAGACAACAAATGGCACGTTCCTAAGCGCGGAGCTCGTCTCCAACCCCCAGGGACAGGGCAGCCCGATGCTCCCAGAGGACCTCGGGAGGAACTGTgccaggctgctgctggaggaGATTTACAGG GGCGGCTGTGTGGACTCGACCAATCAGACTCTGGCACTCCTCTACATGACGCTGGGACAGCAGGACGTGTCTAAAGCTGTCCTGGGCCCATTGTCGCCCTACAC AATCGAGTTCCTCCGGCACGTCAGGGACTTCTTCCAGATCATGTTTAAGATCGAAACTCAGATGCCAGAGGAGGACAGCCGTAAAGGAGGAAGCAAAGTGCTGGTGGCCTGCGTGGGAGCTGGCTTTGCTAACATCAGCAAAACCCTCAAATAA
- the rcl1 gene encoding RNA 3'-terminal phosphate cyclase-like protein isoform X2 yields the protein MASLGLTYEGCNFFRQRLILSTLTGKWVKIKNIRSSDDNPGLQDFEASFIRLLDKITNGTRIEINQTGTVLFYQPGLLYGGAVEHDCNPQRSVGYYLEALLMLAPFMKSPLRATLKGVTNDQRDPSVDTLKATSIPLMKHFGLDGEGLELKIVKRGMPPGGGGEVFFSCPVRRTVRPVQLTDPGKIKRIRGTAYSVRVSPQMANRIVDSARNILNKFIPDIYIHTDHMKGANAGKSPGFGLTLVAETTNGTFLSAELVSNPQGQGSPMLPEDLGRNCARLLLEEIYRGGCVDSTNQTLALLYMTLGQQDVSKAVLGPLSPYTIEFLRHVRDFFQIMFKIETQMPEEDSRKGGSKVLVACVGAGFANISKTLK from the exons ATGGCGAGCCTGGGGCTCACATATGAAGGGTGTAATTTCTTTAGGCAAAGGCTCATTTTATCCACACTGACTGGAAAATGGGTCAAAATCAAAAACATTCGTTCAAGTGATGATAATCCCGGACTTCAAG ATTTTGAGGCCAGCTTCATTAGACTTTTGGACAAAATAACAAATGGCACCCGAATTGAAATTAATCAAACAG GTACTGTTCTTTTCTACCAGCCGGGCCTGCTCTACGGGGGCGCTGTGGAGCACGACTGCAACCCGCAGCGCTCAGTGGGTTACTACCTGGAGGCCCTTTTGATGCTGGCCCCCTTCATGAAGAGTCCACTGCGAGCCACTCTCAAGGGCGTCACCAATGACCAGCGAGACCCCTCC GTGGATACATTGAAGGCCACCTCCATTCCCCTGATGAAGCACTTTGGACTTGATGGCGAGGGTCTTGAGTTGAAG ATTGTAAAACGGGGgatgccccctggtggtggagGCGAGGTGTTTTTCTCCTGTCCAGTCCGGCGGACGGTTCGACCCGTCCAGCTGACCGACCCTGGGAAAATCAAGCGCATCCGCGGGACGGC ATATTCAGTAAGAGTTTCCCCACAAATGGCAAACAGAATAGTGGACTCTGCCCGGAACATTCTCAACAAATTTATTCCGGATatttacatacacacagaccacATGAAGGGCGCGAATGCTGGGAA GTCGCCAGGTTTTGGCCTTACGCTTGTGGCCGAGACAACAAATGGCACGTTCCTAAGCGCGGAGCTCGTCTCCAACCCCCAGGGACAGGGCAGCCCGATGCTCCCAGAGGACCTCGGGAGGAACTGTgccaggctgctgctggaggaGATTTACAGG GGCGGCTGTGTGGACTCGACCAATCAGACTCTGGCACTCCTCTACATGACGCTGGGACAGCAGGACGTGTCTAAAGCTGTCCTGGGCCCATTGTCGCCCTACAC AATCGAGTTCCTCCGGCACGTCAGGGACTTCTTCCAGATCATGTTTAAGATCGAAACTCAGATGCCAGAGGAGGACAGCCGTAAAGGAGGAAGCAAAGTGCTGGTGGCCTGCGTGGGAGCTGGCTTTGCTAACATCAGCAAAACCCTCAAATAA